The DNA segment TGCCGAGGTCTGCCACGGCCATGCCGTGCTGGAAGGAACCCACCACCACCTCGGCGATGAGCGTGGCCTGGGCGATCACCAGCACCGCGCCGACGACACCCAGGGCGACCACCGCCACCAGGAAGAGCCGTGTGGCGCGAGCGTAGCGGAGCAGCCGCGGATCGATTGGTTTCACGTGAAACACACCTCAGTGCACGGGATCGGCGATGTGCTGGGTGCCGATCCGCTTGCGGAAGACCCAGTACGTCCAGCCCTGGTAGACCATGACGAGCGGCGCAGCGATCACCGTGAGCCAGGTCATGATCGTCAATGTGTAGTTGCTGGAGGAGGCGTTGGTGACGGTGAGACTCCAGTCCGCGTCCAGTGTGGACGGCATGACGTTCGGGAAGAGCGTCAGGAAGAGCATCGTCACGGCGGCCACGATGGTGACACCGGACAGGGCGAACGACCATCCCTCGCGCTCTGCCTGGTTCGCCACCAGCGCGGCGACCAGGGCCGCCACCGCGACGACCATCGCGACCAGGCTCGCGCCGTCACCGCGCTCGATCTGCGTCCACACCAGGAAGGCCAGCGCGAGGGCAGCGGCGATCAGTCCCGTTCGCAGGGCCGTCTGCCGGGCCCGGCCCCGGATGTCGCCGACGGTCTTGAGTGCGGCGAACACGGCTCCGTGGAATGTGAAGAGCGTCAGCGTGACCAGACCGCCCAGCAGCGCGTACGGGTTGAGCAGGTCCCACACGTTGCCCACGTACTCGAACTCGGCGTCGAGCTTCACTCCACGCACGATGTTGCCGAACGCCACACCCCAGAGGAACGCGGGGATGAGCGAGGTCCAGAAGATCGCCGTCTCCCAGTTGCGCTGCCAGCGCTCCTCGGGCCGCTTGACCCGGTACTCGAAGGCGACACCACGGATGATCAGGCAGACCAGGATGACCAGCAGCGGCAGGTAGAAGCCGGAGAAGAGCGTGGCGTACCACTCGGGGAAGGCCGCGAAGGTAGCGCCGCCGGCCGTGAGCAGCCACACCTCGTTACCGTCCCAGACGGGGCCGATGGTGTTGATCAGCACCCGCTTCTCGGCGCGGTCACGGGCGAGCAGCCGGGTGAGGATCCCGATTCCGAAGTCGAAGCCCTCCAGGAAGAAGTAGCCGATCCACAGGAAGGCGATCAGAACGAACCAGACGTTGTGCAGTTCCATGACTCTGTGGCTCCCTCGGGCCTAGTACGAGAAGGCCATCGGCTTGTCGGCGTCCCGGAGATCGCCACCGATCTTGGTGGGCGGGTTGAGATCGGCCTCGGTGAGTTCGGGCGGGCCCGCCTTGACGTACTTGGCGAGCAGCTTGACCTCCACCACGGCCAGAGCGGCGTACAGCAGGGTGAAGACGGTCATCGAGATGACGACCTCGGCCTGGGACACTCCGGGGGAGACCGCGTGCCGGGTCTGCATCACGCCGTAGACGACCCAGGGCTGCCGGCCCATCTCGGTGAATATCCAGCCCCAGGCATTGGCTATCAGAGGGAAGGCCATGGTCCAGAGCGCCAGGAGCCAGTACAGCCGGGTGAGCCTCGCGCCCAGCGGCTTCTTCAGCAGCACCAGGTGCGGCACCTCGTCCTCCCCGCTGCGCAGGGCTGAAGGCACCAGGAACCTCTTCCTCGTGAGCCAGAGCCCCAGCAGCGCGAGCGAGAAGGAGGCCATGCCGAAGCCGATCATCCAGCGGAAGCCCCAGTAGGCGACCGGCACGATGGGCTTGTAGTCACCGGGGCCGAACTGCTCTCGCAGGGCTTCATTGGTGTCGTTGATGCCGGGCACGTACGAATCGAAGTCGCCGTGGGCGAGGAAGGACAGCAGCCCGGGTATCTCCAGGGCGACCTCGTTGTGCCCCTTGTCGACGTCGCCGTATGCGAACACGGAGAACGGCGCCGGGTTCTCGCCCTCCCACAGCGCCTCGGCGGCGGCCATCTTCATGGGCTGCTGCTCGTACATGACCTTGCCGAGGGTGTCTCCGCTGATCGCGGTGAACATGCCTCCGACCGCCATGGTGACCAGCCCGAGCCTGAGCGACGTCCGCATCACCGGGATGTGCTTCTTGCGCATCAGGTGGAAGGCTGCGATGCCGACCATGAAGGCGCCGCCGGTCAGCGCGGACGCCGAGAAGCTGTGGAAGACCTGGTTGAGCGTGGTGTTCTGGGTGAGCACCAACCAGAAGTCGGTGAGTTCCGCCCGCCCCTTCTCCTCGTTGATCCGGTAGCCGACCGGGTGCTGCATCCAGGAGTTGGCCGCCAGGATGAAGTACGCCGACAGCAGCGTGCCGAGGGAGACCATCCAGATGCAGGCCAGGTGGATCTTCTTGGGCAACTTGTCCCAGCCGAAGATCCACAGGCCGATGAAAGTGGACTCGAAGAAGAAGGCGACCAAGGCCTCGAAGGCGAGCGGGGCGCCGAAGACGTCACCGACGAACCGCGAGTAGTCGGACCAGTTCATGCCGAACTGGAACTCCTGCACGATGCCGGTGACCACCCCCATCGCGATGTTGATCAGGAAGAGCTTTCCCCAGAACTTCGTCGCCCCGAGGTACTTCTCCTTCCCGGTGCGCACCCAGGCGGTCTCCAGCCCGGCCGTGAGAGCGGCCAGCGAGATCGTCAGAGGAACGAAGAGGAAGTGATAGACGGTGGTGATACCGAACTGCCACCGCGCCAGTGTCTCCGGCGCCAGAGCCAGGTCCACGTCGCCGCTCCTTACATCGCCGTGGTCACAACGACCTTTTAATCCTGTTCGCCCCCACATCCCGGAGGGAACAGGATGCGCTTGTGAACGCGTTCACATTCACAAGCAATTATGACCTACCGCTTTTCACCTCTGGAAGGGGGGTCCCCTGTGACGTCACCCCCTTCTCGGCGACGGCGGAGGCACAGGAGTGCCGGGCGACGGGTCGCCCGGCACTCCTGAACCTGCTCCCGACCGTGTGCCGCTACAGCTTCTTGCGGAAGGCTTCCGTCACCTTCAGGAAGATGTCGTTCGCCTCGGCCTCGCCGACCGTTACCCGCACGCCCTCACCGGGGAAGGGCCTGACGACCACCCCTGCCTGCTCGCACGCCTGCGCGAACGCCGTCGCGCGCTCCCCCAGCCGCAGCCACACGAAGTTGGCCTGGGTCTCGGGAACCTTCCAGTCCTGGGCGCGCAGCGCCTCCACGACACGGTTGCGCTCACATACCAGCGAACCGACCCGCCCGATGAGCTCGTCCTCGGCACGCAGCGAGGCGATCGCGGCGTCCTGTGCGACCTGGCTCACACCGAACGGCACCGCTGTCTTGCGCAGCGCCGCGGCCACCGGCTCATGGGCGATCGCGAAGCCGACCCGCAGCCCCGCCAGACCGTAGGCCTTGGAGAAGGTCCGCAGGACACAGACGTTGGGCCGATCCCGGTAGAACTCCACACCGTCCGGGACCTCGGGGTCGCGGATGAACTCGCGGTACGCCTCGTCGATCACCACCAGGACATCACGGGGCACCCGGTCGAGAAAACGCTTCAGCTCCGCCCGCCGCACCGCCGTGCCGGTCGGGTTGTTGGGGTTGCAGACGAAGACCAGCCGGGTCCGTTCGGTGATCGCCCCGGCCATCGCGTCCAGGTCGTGCACATCGCCCGGTGTCAGCGGCACCTGCACGGCGGTGGCACCGCTGATCCTGGTGATGATCGGGTACGCCTCGAACGAGCGCCACGCGTAGATCACCTCGTCGCCGGGGCCCGAGGTGGCCTGCAGCAACTGCTGGGCGACGCCGACCGAGCCGGTGCCGGTGGCCAGATGGGAGACCGGGACGGCGAAACGCTCGGACAGCTCCGCCATCAGAGACGTACAGGCCATGTCGGGGTAGCGGTTGAAGGCGGACGCCGCGGACGTCACGGCCTCCATCACCCCCGGCAGGGGTGGATAGGGGTTCTCGTTGGAGGACAGCTTGTAGGCCACCGGGCCCCCGGCCGCCGCCGGCTTGCCCGGCCTGTACGTGGGAATACCCTCCAGCTCGGCGCGCAGCTTGGGGCTCGTCTCGCTCACCGCAGTCCTCCTCCGAAGACCGGCGGCCCTTGACCGCCGCCGACATCCAATGCTGCTCACCTTAAGAGGATTCGGCGTCACTGCGTAGACGCGTACAGCGACGGCACGGACGGGCCTGCCGGGGTTCGGGTCATGGTGCGGCCCGGCGTGCGTGTCGGCGGGTACGTCGTGGTCCGCGTCGGCATGGGCACCGAGGGGCGGGGCGACCTTACGAGAACCGTCGGAACGATCAGCCCCCTGAGCCACATCGGTTCCTTCGGCAACAGGGGTATCACCCTACGAAGGCGCACAAAGGGCGTCCACGCAAGGGGCGCGCCTCACATATATCTACGCGCCGGTGGCTCGCGCCGTGGCGCGCATCCCTCGTGCAGGTGAGTTGAGACCTCTTCGCAACATCGCCCCCTCGACAGGCTCACATGCGCCGATACGCCAGGTCTTGGCATTGGGACGTTCAACCTCCTTGCTTTCCAAGGAGATTACTACTCAATGATCATGCAGAAACGTGCCTGTCAATGCGTGCATATGCGTCCGCCCTACCCCACCGCATGAGCCCTACTATCGGCTCGCCATGACAGCAGCAGGGAAGCACCAGGTGAGCCGCGCGGAAACCTCACGCCGAAGCAGCAGGCCGGGCCGGGCGGGCATCAGGGACGTGGCCGCCGCAGCCGGAGTATCCATCACGACCGTCTCCGATGCCCTCAACGGCAAGGGCAGACTCCCGGACGCCACCCGGCGCCACGTCCGCGAGGTCGCCGACAGACTGGGCTACCGTCCCTCGGCTGCCGCCCGTACGCTCCGTACCGGCAAGTCGGGGCTCATCGGCCTGACCGTGACCACGTACGGGGAAGAACCTTTCACCTTCACCGAGTTCGCGTACTTCGCCGAGATGGCGCGCGCCGCCACCTCCGCCGCGCTGGCCCGCGGCTACGCCCTCGTGATCCTCCCCGCGACCTCCCGCCACGACGTGTGGTCCAACGTCGCTCTGGACGGCACGGTCGTCATCGACCCCTCGGACCAGGACCCGGTCGTCAGCGAACTGGTCCGGCAGGGTTTACCGGTCGTCTCCGACGGCCGCCCGGCCGGCTCGCTCCCGGTCACGGCCTGGGTGGACAACGACCACGAAGCGGCGGTCCTCGGAATCCTCGACCACCTGGCCGACGCCGGCGCCCGCCGCATCGGCCTGC comes from the Streptomyces sp. KMM 9044 genome and includes:
- the cydB gene encoding cytochrome d ubiquinol oxidase subunit II, which codes for MELHNVWFVLIAFLWIGYFFLEGFDFGIGILTRLLARDRAEKRVLINTIGPVWDGNEVWLLTAGGATFAAFPEWYATLFSGFYLPLLVILVCLIIRGVAFEYRVKRPEERWQRNWETAIFWTSLIPAFLWGVAFGNIVRGVKLDAEFEYVGNVWDLLNPYALLGGLVTLTLFTFHGAVFAALKTVGDIRGRARQTALRTGLIAAALALAFLVWTQIERGDGASLVAMVVAVAALVAALVANQAEREGWSFALSGVTIVAAVTMLFLTLFPNVMPSTLDADWSLTVTNASSSNYTLTIMTWLTVIAAPLVMVYQGWTYWVFRKRIGTQHIADPVH
- a CDS encoding cytochrome ubiquinol oxidase subunit I gives rise to the protein MDLALAPETLARWQFGITTVYHFLFVPLTISLAALTAGLETAWVRTGKEKYLGATKFWGKLFLINIAMGVVTGIVQEFQFGMNWSDYSRFVGDVFGAPLAFEALVAFFFESTFIGLWIFGWDKLPKKIHLACIWMVSLGTLLSAYFILAANSWMQHPVGYRINEEKGRAELTDFWLVLTQNTTLNQVFHSFSASALTGGAFMVGIAAFHLMRKKHIPVMRTSLRLGLVTMAVGGMFTAISGDTLGKVMYEQQPMKMAAAEALWEGENPAPFSVFAYGDVDKGHNEVALEIPGLLSFLAHGDFDSYVPGINDTNEALREQFGPGDYKPIVPVAYWGFRWMIGFGMASFSLALLGLWLTRKRFLVPSALRSGEDEVPHLVLLKKPLGARLTRLYWLLALWTMAFPLIANAWGWIFTEMGRQPWVVYGVMQTRHAVSPGVSQAEVVISMTVFTLLYAALAVVEVKLLAKYVKAGPPELTEADLNPPTKIGGDLRDADKPMAFSY
- the hisC gene encoding histidinol-phosphate transaminase, which translates into the protein MSETSPKLRAELEGIPTYRPGKPAAAGGPVAYKLSSNENPYPPLPGVMEAVTSAASAFNRYPDMACTSLMAELSERFAVPVSHLATGTGSVGVAQQLLQATSGPGDEVIYAWRSFEAYPIITRISGATAVQVPLTPGDVHDLDAMAGAITERTRLVFVCNPNNPTGTAVRRAELKRFLDRVPRDVLVVIDEAYREFIRDPEVPDGVEFYRDRPNVCVLRTFSKAYGLAGLRVGFAIAHEPVAAALRKTAVPFGVSQVAQDAAIASLRAEDELIGRVGSLVCERNRVVEALRAQDWKVPETQANFVWLRLGERATAFAQACEQAGVVVRPFPGEGVRVTVGEAEANDIFLKVTEAFRKKL
- a CDS encoding LacI family DNA-binding transcriptional regulator, whose amino-acid sequence is MTAAGKHQVSRAETSRRSSRPGRAGIRDVAAAAGVSITTVSDALNGKGRLPDATRRHVREVADRLGYRPSAAARTLRTGKSGLIGLTVTTYGEEPFTFTEFAYFAEMARAATSAALARGYALVILPATSRHDVWSNVALDGTVVIDPSDQDPVVSELVRQGLPVVSDGRPAGSLPVTAWVDNDHEAAVLGILDHLADAGARRIGLLTGTTTDTYTHLSTTAYLRWCERVGQEPVYEAYPAHDPCAGTVAADRLLARPDRPDAVYGLFDPNGTDLLAAARRYGLRVPDDLLLVCCSESAVYANTEPPLTTLSLKPRRIGTAVIQLLIDAIEGVASGHTVAQVIPTELIVRTSSQRRPPRTTVSPPRSPERT